The Setaria italica strain Yugu1 chromosome IX, Setaria_italica_v2.0, whole genome shotgun sequence genome has a window encoding:
- the LOC101765413 gene encoding F-box/LRR-repeat protein 10: protein MTPPLPPDPIEPCPPPMDAALPAAVVATILSRLDVRSLLLAAAACRGLRTCASHALAFLPSFHLLEVALTHDLLRPLLPPNPSLRSLRLDCARLEDDAIGCLARSSLHELLLLNCDNISGRLLCELGATCRDLRVLSLNSLGERRGLVVNFSDLQELLNGCSQLESLRLELDFSTFDDPNFGHVWASASQRLSSLEIGYIPMIMLLEFLTAVVEARQHMDYVKAPVFFPSLQKLCLTVDFITDHLIGSISVALPSLTHLDLQDAPIIEPTSASDLTNAGLQQINPHGKLKHISLMRSQEFLVTSFRRVNDLGILLMADKCSNLESVCLGGFSRVTDTGFRAIIHSCSGLHKLRVSHGSHLTDLVFHDIIATSLCLTHVSLRWCKLLTDVGIERLSFNKDLNVLDLRDCRSLGDEAVRALSCLPKLQTLSLDGTDISDEALKYLGLGTCPLTSLSLRGCRKLTNDCIPLLFAGSVKQSLQVLDISRIPSVTDDGIMLLARSRTPLIELRMRENSKIGDAAVMALASMQVDGGTHGSSLQLLDLYDCGGITPLATRWFKKPYFPRLRWLGITGSLNRVMVDALARSRPFLHMACRGEELGTMLWDTYSDWYRHNDDDMDELEQWLLDGEPVSDDDTIMEE, encoded by the exons ATGACCCCGCCTCTCCCGCCAGATCCGATCGAGCCGTGCCCGCCGCCGATGGACGCCGCgctcccggccgccgtcgtcgctacCATCCTCTCCCGCCTCGACgtccgctccctcctcctcgccgccgccgcctgccggggCCTCCGCAcctgcgcctcccacgcgctCGCTTTCCTCCCCTCCTTCCACCTCCTC GAGGTGGCGCTGACGCATGACCTGCTGcgcccgctgctgccgccgaaCCCGAGCCTGCGGAGCCTGCGCCTGGACTGCGCTCGTCTCGAGGACGACGCCATCGGCTGCCTCGCGCGCTCCAGCCTGCACGAGCTGCTCCTGCTCAACTGCGACAACATAAGCGGCCGACTGCTCTGTGAGCTTGGCGCCACCTGCAGAGATCTCAG GGTGCTTTCTCTCAACTCTCTTGGTGAGCGTAGGGGGCTGGTGGTAAATTTCTCTGATCTACAGGAATTGCTcaatgggtgctctcagctagAG TCACTGAGATTGGAACTTGATTTCTCAACTTTTGACGACCCCAACTTTGGTCATGTGTGGGCGTCTGCTTCCCAAAGGCTATCGTCTCTTGAGATCGGTTATATTCCAATGATAATGTTGCTTGAGTTTCTGACTGCTGTTGTGGAAGCACGACAACACATGGATTATGTTAAGGCACCGGTCTTCTTTCCTAGCCTTCAAAAGCTATGCCTCACTGTGGATTTCATAACGGACCATTTGATTGGTTCCATATCTGTTGCCCTTCCATCATTAACACATCTGGACCTGCAAGATGCACCAATTATTGAGCCTACATCAGCATCAGATCTCACAAATGCTGGCCTGCAGCAAATTAATCCACATGGCAAactgaagcatatttctctgaTGCGAAGTCAGGAGTTTTTAGTAACATCCTTCCGGCGAGTGAATGATCTCGGAATCCTGCTAATGGCTGACAAGTGCTCAAATCTTGAGAGTGTATGTCTGGGTGGTTTCTCGCGTGTTACGGACACTGGTTTCAGGGCAATCATTCACTCTTGTTCTGGTCTTCATAAGCTTAGGGTGTCTCATGGAAGCCATCTAACTGATCTTGTTTTCCATGACATTATAGCCACTTCTCTTTGCCTGACACATGTGAGTCTGAGATGGTGCAAACTCCTAACTGATGTTGGGATTGAGAGGTTATCGTTCAACAAGGATCTCAATGTACTGGATCTTAGAGACTGCCGCAGTTTGGGTGATGAAGCTGTAAGAGCTCTTAGCTGCCTTCCCAAGTTGCAGACACTGTCATTGGATGGTACTGATATCAGTGATGAAGCATTGAAATATCTGGGACTTGGAACATGTCCTCTGACTTCCTTGTCTTTGAGGGGTTGCCGGAAGCTAACAAATGATTGTATTCCCTTGTTATTTGCTGGCTCTGTAAAGCAGAGCTTACAGGTGTTGGATATCTCAAGAATCCCAAGTGTCACAGATGATGGCATCATGTTGTTAGCAAGGAGCCGAACTCCTCTTATTGAGCTTCGAATGCGAGAGAATTCGAAAATTGGGGATGCCGCTGTGATGGCTCTTGCATCTATGCAAGTTGATGGTGGAACTCACGGCAGCAGCTTGCAGCTGTTGGATCTTTACGATTGTGGTGGGATCACGCCGCTTGCAACCAGATGGTTTAAGAAGCCATACTTCCCGAGATTGCGGTGGCTGGGAATAACAGGTAGCCTGAATAGGGTTATGGTGGATGCCCTGGCTAGAAGCCGGCCTTTCTTACACATGGCGTGCCGTGGTGAGGAATTGGGGACTATGCTCTGGGACACCTATTCTGACTGGTATCGGCACAATGACGACGATATGGATGAGCTTGAGCAGTGGCTTTTGGATGGCGAACCTGTATCAGATGATGACACCATCATGGAAGAATGA